TGACAAGGGAGTGAGTTGGACCGGGGTAAACATAGGCATACCTGCATGGAGTCAATTACGATGTCTCTATGTCTATGGCGACAAGATTTTTGCCGGATCTGATAATTATACCGATTATGAGTCCACCGATGACGGCGACGATTGGTCCACTGTCGATACGAGCAGAGGTTTGGCAAATGGCAGAGTTGTTAAAGGATTTACTTCTGTTGGGAGTCATCTTTTTGCCGGCTCAAATGGAAGCGGCGTCTTCGCTTCCACCGACAGCGGAGCTACCTGGACTGCTGTCAATAACGGAATTCCAATAGGTTGGGAAGATGTATTTTGCGTGTGGACGAACGGAACAACAGTCTATGCCGGGACCGTCCTCTTCATTTATCAGACAACGGATTACGGAAAAACATGGACAATGGTGGATACAACGGGATGGAACGGTTCTTCTCAAGTTGAGTGCTCCGTGAATTGTGGAAAATATGTCCTTGTAGGCACATTAGGAGGAATTTTGCGACGCCAGATGTCGCAAGTTTATACGGCGGTCGATTCAAAATCAGCTGTCGAAATTCCAAAGGATTATTCTCTTGAGCAGAACTATCCAAACCCTTTTAATCCTTCGACCACTATAACATACAAACTGCCGGTCGCTAGCCCAGTGACAATGAAGCTTTACGATGCGTTAGGCAGGTTGGTCGGAACATTGGTCGATGAGCGCCAGAATGCCGGTGACCATTCTGTGAAATTTGACGGGTCAAATCTGCCAAGTGGAGTATACTTCTGCAGACTTGAAGCTGGAGTGTTCCATGATACCAAGAAACTTCTCTTGCTTAAATGACGGACAAGTGTACGTAACAAGCGTGAAGGAGATGCCTCCCGATCAAAGCGATATCGGGATAAGCTGCCTTTTTATGTTTCGTCCTCGCTTCATAGACCTACGATGGATGAATTTACTTGCATGTGATATAAATGTGTCATCTTTGAGATCAACAAATGAAAACCTCAGTCTTCATAGCGACAAGTCTTGACGGATTCATCGCGCGCAAAGATGGGAACATCG
The DNA window shown above is from Candidatus Acidiferrales bacterium and carries:
- a CDS encoding T9SS type A sorting domain-containing protein; translation: MSLAVVGNTILAGTWVDTVVYLSNDSGATWTKSAANAQCTMRFLVVPGTNPVKVLAATYGGGIFASTDTGKTWTPADSGLGRPHADPQTWVIDFAIHGNFIFAATLDGMFRSSDKGVSWTGVNIGIPAWSQLRCLYVYGDKIFAGSDNYTDYESTDDGDDWSTVDTSRGLANGRVVKGFTSVGSHLFAGSNGSGVFASTDSGATWTAVNNGIPIGWEDVFCVWTNGTTVYAGTVLFIYQTTDYGKTWTMVDTTGWNGSSQVECSVNCGKYVLVGTLGGILRRQMSQVYTAVDSKSAVEIPKDYSLEQNYPNPFNPSTTITYKLPVASPVTMKLYDALGRLVGTLVDERQNAGDHSVKFDGSNLPSGVYFCRLEAGVFHDTKKLLLLK